In the genome of Streptomyces sp. P3, the window AGCTGGGTCAGGAACGCCTTGGTGGACGCGACGGCCACCTCCGGCCCCGCGTGCGTGTAGAGCACGGCGTCCGACTCACGGGGGATGGTCGAGCCGTTGGTGTTGCAGATGGCGAGCACCTTCGACCCCTGGTCCCGCGCGTGCCGCAACGCCATCAGCGTGTCCATCGTCTCGCCGGACTGGGAGATGGCGATGACCAGGGAGCGCGGGTCCAGGATCGGGTCACGGTAGCGGAACTCGCTGGCCAGCTCGACCTCGCACGGGATGCGCGTCCAGTGCTCGATGGCGTACTTGGCGATCAGCCCCGCGTGGAAGGCCGTTCCGCAGGCGACGACGACGATCTTGTCGATCTTCCGCAGCTCCCGCGCGGGGATGCGCACCTCGTCGAGGGTCAGCGAGCCGCCGGCGTCGATGCGTCCCAGCAGGGTGTCGGCCACCGCCTTGGGCTGCTCGGAGATCTCCTTCAGCATGAAGTAGTCGTAACCCCCCTTCTCCGCCGCCGACGCGTCCCAGTCGACGTGGTACGACCGCACCTTGGCCGGACGGCCGTCGAACCCGGTGACCGTCGCCCCGTCCCGGCGCAGCTCCACCACCTGGTCCTGGCCCAGCTCGATCGCCGACCGGGTGTGCGCGATGAACGCGGCGACGTCCGAGGCGAGAAAGGCCTCGCCCTCGCCGAGACCCACCACCAGCGGCGAGTTGCGGCGCGCCCCGACCACCACGTCCGGCTCGTCCGCGTGCACCGCGACCAGCGTGAACGCGCCCTCCAGCCGCCGGCACACCAGCCGCATCGCCTCCGCCAGGTCGGAGGTCACGGAGAACTCCTCGGCGAGCAGGTGGGCGACGGCCTCGGTGTCGGTCTCGGACAGCAGTTCGTGGCCCCGCTCGGCCAGTTCGGCGCGCAGCTCCGCGAAGTTCTCGATGATCCCGTTGTGCACGACGGCGACACGGCCCGCGTTGTCGAGATGCGGATGGGCGTTGACGTCGGTGGGCCCGCCGTGCGTGGCCCACCGGGTGTGCCCGATGGCCGTCGTCCCGGCCGGCAGCGGCCGCTCCGTGAGCTCCTTCTCCAGATTGACGAGCTTGCCCGCCTTCTTCGCCGCGGCGAGCCCTCCGTCGGCCGGCACGGCGACACCCGCCGAGTCGTACCCCCGGTACTCCAGCCGCTTCAGTCCGGCCATCACGACGTCGAGCGCCGACTGAGACCCCACGTATCCCACGATTCCGCACATGCGCGGCAGCCTACGACCGATCCCCGCCCCGAAAGAGCCTTCACGTGCCCGATTCCGGAAATTCCCGCCCCCGTAGGAGCACCCCGTCCGCACCCCTGGCCGCAGGCTCACGCCGCTGCCCGTCCGCGGCGTGACGGACCCCACCCACCATCCCGTTCGAACTCCGTTAACAATGGACTGTGATCTCTCCGGTCTCCCCGATACCCCGGAGCGCCCACCGGCACAGGCCGGAGGCGACTCCCTACGTCGACCTCACCCGATCCGAGTGGAGCGCGCTGCGGGAGAAGACCCCGCTGCCGCTGACCGCCGAGGAGGTCGAGAAGCTGCGCGGACTGGGCGACGTCATCGACCTAGACGAGGTGCGGGACATCTACCTCCCGCTCTCCCGTCTCCTCAACCTCTACGTCGGCGCCACCGACGGCCTGCGCGGCGCCCTGAACACCTTCCTGGGCGAGAAGGGCTCACAGTCCGGCACCCCCTTCGTGATAGGGGTCGCCGGCTCCGTCGCCGTCGGCAAGTCGACGGTCGCCCGTCTGCTGCAGGCGCTGCTCTCCCGCTGGCCGGAGCACCCGCGCGTGGAACTGGTCACCACGGACGGCTTCCTGCTGCCCACCCGCGAACTCGAAGCCCGCGGCCTGATGTCCCGCAAGGGCTTCCCCGAGTCCTACGACCGCCGCGCGCTGACCCGCTTCGTCGCCGACATCAAGGCAGGAAAGGACGAGGTCACAGCCCCCGTCTACTCCCACCTGATCTACGACATCATGCCGGACCGCCGGCTCACCGTCCGCCGCCCCGACATCCTCATCGTCGAGGGCCTGAACGTCCTTCAGCCCGCCCTGCCCGGCAGCGACGGCCGCACCCGCGTCGGCCTCGCCGACTACTTCGACTTCAGCGTGTACGTCGACGCGAGCACCGAGGACATCGAGCGCTGGTACCTCAGCCGGTTCCGCAAACTGCGTCAGACCGCCTTCCAGAACCCGGACTCGTACTTCCGCAAGTACACCCAGGTCTCCGAGGAGGAGGCCCTCGACTACGCCCGCACGCTCTGGCGCACCATCAACAAGCCGAACCTGGTGGAGAACATCGCCCCCACCCGCGGCCGGGCCGGCCTCGTGGTCCGCAAGGGACCCGACCACAAGGTCCAGCGGCTGCGCCTGCGCAAACTCTGACGGCTACCCTGCCCCCATGCTGCACCTGCGTCTGATCACCCCGGCGGAGCGGACCGACGACGTGGTCCGTCTGATCGAGCGGACCGTCGGGGCCACCCACCTCGTGGTCCTGCCCCGGGCCGCCCGCAACCCGTCGGGCGACGTCGTCCTGTGCGACGTGGCCCGCGAGGCAGGCGACGAACTCCTGTCCGCACTCCAGGAGTTGGGCCTGGAGGAGACCGGCTCGATCGCCGTGGAGAACATCGACCTGTCGCTCTCCCTGCGCGCCGACAAGGCCGAGGCGGAGGCCCCCGGCGAGGGCGCGGACGCGGTGCTGTGGGAGCACCTGACCGACGCCACCCACGAGGACTCGACGCTCTCCGTCACCTACCTCGCCTTCATCACGCTGGCCACGATGATCGCGGCCTGCGGCGTGGTGCTCGACAACGCGATCCTCATCGTCGGCGCGATGGCGGTCGGCCCGGAGTTCGGCCCCCTGGCCGGCGTCTGCACGGCGATCGTGCAGCGCGCCCCCCGCCTCGCCGCGCGCTCGCTGATCGCCCTGTTGGTCGGCTTCGCGGTGGCGATGGCGACGACCGTCGGCTTCAGCCTCTTCATGGACGCGGTCGGCCTGTTCAGCAAGGCCCAACTGGAGGCGGACCGGCCCAACACGGGGTTCGTCTATGCCCCGGACTGGTTCTCCTTCGTGGTGGCCGTCCTCGCCGGAGCCGCCGGCACACTCTCGCTCACGTCCGCGAAGTCGGGTGCGCTGGTCGGCGTCGCCATCTCGGTGACCACTGTTCCAGCCGCCGCCAACGCGGCAGTGGCCCTGGTCTACGGCGACACCCACCAGACCCTGCGCTCCTCGCAGCAACTGCTCCTGAACCTGCTGGGCATCATCCTGGCGGGAACGTTGACCCTCCTGATCCAGAAATGGGCCTGGTCAAAACAACACTGAGCCACACCCCCCACCCACCCGACCCCGCCC includes:
- a CDS encoding DUF389 domain-containing protein yields the protein MLHLRLITPAERTDDVVRLIERTVGATHLVVLPRAARNPSGDVVLCDVAREAGDELLSALQELGLEETGSIAVENIDLSLSLRADKAEAEAPGEGADAVLWEHLTDATHEDSTLSVTYLAFITLATMIAACGVVLDNAILIVGAMAVGPEFGPLAGVCTAIVQRAPRLAARSLIALLVGFAVAMATTVGFSLFMDAVGLFSKAQLEADRPNTGFVYAPDWFSFVVAVLAGAAGTLSLTSAKSGALVGVAISVTTVPAAANAAVALVYGDTHQTLRSSQQLLLNLLGIILAGTLTLLIQKWAWSKQH
- the coaA gene encoding type I pantothenate kinase — encoded protein: MISPVSPIPRSAHRHRPEATPYVDLTRSEWSALREKTPLPLTAEEVEKLRGLGDVIDLDEVRDIYLPLSRLLNLYVGATDGLRGALNTFLGEKGSQSGTPFVIGVAGSVAVGKSTVARLLQALLSRWPEHPRVELVTTDGFLLPTRELEARGLMSRKGFPESYDRRALTRFVADIKAGKDEVTAPVYSHLIYDIMPDRRLTVRRPDILIVEGLNVLQPALPGSDGRTRVGLADYFDFSVYVDASTEDIERWYLSRFRKLRQTAFQNPDSYFRKYTQVSEEEALDYARTLWRTINKPNLVENIAPTRGRAGLVVRKGPDHKVQRLRLRKL
- the glmS gene encoding glutamine--fructose-6-phosphate transaminase (isomerizing) is translated as MCGIVGYVGSQSALDVVMAGLKRLEYRGYDSAGVAVPADGGLAAAKKAGKLVNLEKELTERPLPAGTTAIGHTRWATHGGPTDVNAHPHLDNAGRVAVVHNGIIENFAELRAELAERGHELLSETDTEAVAHLLAEEFSVTSDLAEAMRLVCRRLEGAFTLVAVHADEPDVVVGARRNSPLVVGLGEGEAFLASDVAAFIAHTRSAIELGQDQVVELRRDGATVTGFDGRPAKVRSYHVDWDASAAEKGGYDYFMLKEISEQPKAVADTLLGRIDAGGSLTLDEVRIPARELRKIDKIVVVACGTAFHAGLIAKYAIEHWTRIPCEVELASEFRYRDPILDPRSLVIAISQSGETMDTLMALRHARDQGSKVLAICNTNGSTIPRESDAVLYTHAGPEVAVASTKAFLTQLVACYLVALYLGQVRGTKWGDEIRAVVRDLARISGEVERVLETMEPVRELARSLAGKDTVLFLGRHVGYPVALEGALKLKELAYMHAEGFAAGELKHGPIALIEEDLPVVVVVPSPRGRSVLHDKIVSNIQEIRARGARTIVIAEEGDEAVVPYADHLVRIPATPVLLQPLVAAVPLQVFACELATARGNEVDQPRNLAKSVTVE